The Oenanthe melanoleuca isolate GR-GAL-2019-014 chromosome 12, OMel1.0, whole genome shotgun sequence DNA window GCATGGCACAAGAGGACAAGATGACACAAATAACATAAATCTCATTACTTCTGGAAATAGAGCTTAAAACTTGgtaagaaatattaaaaagcttCAAAACACTTTAGAATCGGTCTGCATTAATATGTATGTTGCAGTGAGGCTGCACTGGCAGAGATAAGGGGATTTCAGATAGGTTATATTCATAAGTTAATGTGAAAGAAATCCTGCTCGTCGAGCTGTAAAGGAGAGAGCACAGGAAGGTTTCCCTACCAGCAGCCTGTTTCCAGCAGCAATTACCAGCTGGGTCCCATCCGGCTTGAACGCGAGGTCGTAAATGCTgatggaaacaaacaaacaaacaaacaaacaaacaaacgaGAGGCGTGTCAGGAGACAGGGACGGATCCTGGCGCTCAGCTGTGCCCGTGGCCAGCGCTGCGCGGCACGGcaagctgggggtgctggccaACAACCGAGCGGGGCCGGCACCGAGAGACCCCCGAACCCCCAGCCCCGAGCGGTGCGGAGCGGGACAGAACGGGATATGCGACAGGGAACGGGAGAGGGAACGGGCCGGGACAGGGAACGGAACGGGATATGAAACCGGCCAGGATATGGGACGGGCCAGGGAACGGGCCGGGACAGGGAACGGGCCGGGACAGCGGCTGTGCCCGGGGCCGCTCACCATTGCTCGGCCCTATCGCGCCAGGTGAGCGCGGCCCGCATCCCTCGGGCCCCgcacggctcggctcggctcggctcggctcggttCGGCACCGCCCCTCACAGCCAGGCCCCGCTCTCCGGGTCCCGCTCTCCCGGCCTCGCtctccggccccgccgctgccaCGGGCAACGCGCCTGGGCCCGGGGCCGGCGGGTCCGCCgcgccgccagggggcgctgccAGCTCGGCAGGGGACGCTCGCGCGGGCCGGGGCTCGGAAATGTCACGTGAGCGTCACGTGAGCGGCGCGCGGGAGATGGCGGCGGGCGGGTGAGGGCGCAGCGGGAGCGGGGCTCTGTCagcggggcgcgggcggcgtGTGGGGTCCGTGCCCGTCCCCAGAGCTCCCCGGAGCTGGGCCTTACCCGGGATCTCgttcccctgcagccccggCGGCGGCAGTCCCAGCGCGGCGGCGGAGGAGGAATGGCCCAGCCCCGGGGAGCACGGCCCGGCGGGGCCCAGCGCCGTCCCCCGCGGCTGGCAGCGGGTCAGCAGCCGCAGGCGGGCGGGCAGGACGGCCGGCAGGATCGACGTGTACTTCGTGAGGTGAGGCTGGGCTGTCACCGAGCTCTGTGTGCCCTTTCTCGGCAGGACCACAGAAATGTGCCCCGACATCGCCCTGGAAACTGTTCTTGTTCTTTGTTTTGGGGTCGTTTTATGTATTATTGAAGATTTTAAAGTGAAGAGTAGGAGAATGAGAAAGTCATTGCTAATTTACTTTCCTTTCCTACCACAGCCCTGAAGGGAAGAAGCTGAGATCAAAACGAGCACTTGTGGATTATTTGCAGAAAACTGGAGAGACAAcactgaaagcagcagattttGATTTCACAGTTCCTCGAGGGAGCACGtgctcagggctgaggggagctgtggggacTGATCTGGAAAAGGAGGATTGTCAGAGCAAAGTGCAGGATCTCCATGCACAGAATGGTGCTGAGGCTGGAATTCAGAACATCCAGACTGGGAATGGACACCTGGAAGCTGCTACATCTACTATGGAAAGTAAAGGTTTAGTAATAGAAGGCACAAACCCAGAGGAGAGTTTGAAAACCAGAAGAAAGGGGTCATATGGGAAAAGTGTCCCAACTAGGAGATGTGGGAAGGGCTCAGAAAGGAGGAACCAAGGTGATCCCAAGAGCAAGAGGCAGAGAAGAATCTCTAACGGCCTGGAGACAGAGTGTGTTCAGAAGAAGAGAgtgcacagacagacagacacacgtggagctgccagccaggctgtgggTGGTGCAGGGAAAGCTCTGCCAGGAGTGTCCAGGGCACGGCTGAGGTCCCTGGCTGGCTcacagagggagctgggccaCCTGCCAGAGGAGGGGCCATGCTGCAGTGACACACCTGCTGCGAGGCCTGAGGAGACATCCTGTGCACTGGAGACAGGGAAGGTGCTGGATCCAGGGGATCTGGGTCAGCAGGAACGTAAATCTGACACCCAGGTGgatgctgagccctgggccAGGACAGGCTGTTCAGCAGGCACAATGTCACCAGGTGTGTGTGCATTGAAATTCCAACAGCATTTAAATTACTGCAGACTTACTCAAAACTGAAACTTACTGTGCCAAGCTCTAAAGCTGTACAGTGTCAGACAGTAATCTGGAAGAGATTTAAGGTACCTTTGTGTTCTGTACTTGAGAAGAATTCCTTCTGTTTCCATCATGGCATAAAGCACAAATGATGTGTGAAACACGACAGCAAAATAATTGGTCATTTTCCTAATgctgaagttttatttctttacagaagAGTCTGTCCCACGAACACAAGTGGATAGAAGGAAAACAAGTCCATATTTTTCCAGTAAATACAGCAAAGAAGGTATTGTActtagggaatttttttttttttaatggggaaGGGACAGGATGTCTCAGCATCAAATGATGATGTGGAACATTCCTCACAGCTCgacactggctgcagctgtgccaagTGGGACACagtcccctgcagccctgtaAAGGCTGTGTGGGAACTGCTGTGGCTCCATCTGTGCACAGTGTCTCCACAAAAATGCCTCAGAGGTTgtcatttcaatttttttttccttaaacaggTAAAGCCATTCTTTCCTGACTAATAAATGTTCCTGTGTTCCTTCTGTGCAGCCCCCAACCCACCCAGAAGGAAGGCCCTCAGAAAATGGACTCCTCCTCGTTCTCCTTTCAATCTTATCCAAGAAACACTCTTCCATGATCCATGGAAGCTTCTCATTGCCACCATATTTCTCAACAAAACTGCAGGTGAGTAGAGTAGCAGGAGTAGGTGTGTAAATGTTGGGAGGTGTTACAGAGCTGAAACAGCTGCCAGTTTTAATGgcattaatgaaaaaaaatctatttattttcacttgtgTCACTGTGAAATAATAATCCTTAGTTGGTACCTTGCTTTGGAAAAGCTCACTTGAGAGAGGATATGGATAGTCCAGAAGGAGAACTCcgttccagcctcctgctcatGGATTCTTTCACCAGGGAAAATGGCCATTCCAGTGCTCTGGGAGTTCCTGAAGAAGTATCCTTCTCCTGAGGTAGCCAGGGCTGCAGACTGGAAAGAGATGTCAGAGCTGCTCAAACCTCTGGGCCTCTATGAACTCAGAGCCAAAACCATCATCAGGTTCTCAGGTGGGTTTTCCTCATCTGGAACAATCTTGGTTATGCTGGCAAAAGACAGCAAGCTTTGATGCAAACGCTGCTCTGTGGATTCTCCTCTGTTGGGTGGGTTATTCTGTGCACCTGAGCAAGGTGTGCAGCAGTGAGGGCAGGGTGTGGGTTCTGagtgctgtgctggccctgcaggtGAGTACCTGAGCAAGGTGTACAGCAGTGAGGGCAGGGTGTGTGGGCTGagtgctgtgctggccctgcaggtGAGTACCTGAGCAAGGCGTGGCGTTACCCCATCGAGCTGCACGGCATCGGCAAGTACGGCAACGACTCCTACAGAATCTTCTGTGTCAACGAGTGGAAGGAGGTGGGTGCTGCTCTTGGGGTCCTTCAGCATCCCCCTTGTGCCCACTGacccctggcactgggaaacCAACACAACGTTGGAACAATGAAATTTTTAAGGTGTTTGAGTAAATATGacattttccttgtgtttcagGTGCAGCCACAGGACCACAAGTTGAATGTGTACCACACGTGGCTGTGGGAGAACCACGAGAGGTTGAGCATtgactgagctgagctgggctgacTTGGCCCCATCACTTCCCCTCGGCTGCCGTCACAGTTCTGGGTGTAAATGTTTGTGTGGTGTCAGGGCTGGCCTcattgctattttttaaataaacgTGTCCCTGTTTTGTAGTGCCTGTCTCTtgcagtgcagctctgtgcccgcagctgcctggggctggctgtgcacagccaggtAGTGCCTGCCGTTCCTGCCTCGGGCCCCGAGCAGTCGGGATCTGCTCCGTGCTGCCGGacggggctgagggcagagagACTGTGCCGGGACagactgcacagagcagagcccgATCAGCGACCGCTGCCGGCCCTGGCGCTGCCCCGGTGCCGCCGGAGGTCCTTGCGCCCTCCCAGTCTCATCCGGGAG harbors:
- the MBD4 gene encoding methyl-CpG-binding domain protein 4, which codes for MAAGGPGGGSPSAAAEEEWPSPGEHGPAGPSAVPRGWQRVSSRRRAGRTAGRIDVYFVSPEGKKLRSKRALVDYLQKTGETTLKAADFDFTVPRGSTCSGLRGAVGTDLEKEDCQSKVQDLHAQNGAEAGIQNIQTGNGHLEAATSTMESKGLVIEGTNPEESLKTRRKGSYGKSVPTRRCGKGSERRNQGDPKSKRQRRISNGLETECVQKKRVHRQTDTRGAASQAVGGAGKALPGVSRARLRSLAGSQRELGHLPEEGPCCSDTPAARPEETSCALETGKVLDPGDLGQQERKSDTQVDAEPWARTGCSAGTMSPEESVPRTQVDRRKTSPYFSSKYSKEAPNPPRRKALRKWTPPRSPFNLIQETLFHDPWKLLIATIFLNKTAGKMAIPVLWEFLKKYPSPEVARAADWKEMSELLKPLGLYELRAKTIIRFSGEYLSKAWRYPIELHGIGKYGNDSYRIFCVNEWKEVQPQDHKLNVYHTWLWENHERLSID